From the Mycobacteriales bacterium genome, the window AGCGTGTTCGACTCCTCAGCCGAGCGTGTCGCCTCGCTGCCCACCTGGCTGCACAGCTACAACTTCCACCGGCCCCACACCTCGCTCGCCGGCCACCCACCCGCCCATCGCGTCAACAACCTCTGCGGATACGACACCTAGATCGTCAACGCGTCGGTGATTACGCTTGCCCTGCCTGGAGCGGAGACACCGCGAAGCGTGCTCGGCCGCAGCTCGAGGCTCTTGCGCCTGCTCACGACGGCGAGAACACTGATCGGCCCCGCGCGACGCCCGTCCGGAGAGGCTGTC encodes:
- a CDS encoding integrase core domain-containing protein — translated: MFDSSAERVASLPTWLHSYNFHRPHTSLAGHPPAHRVNNLCGYDT